A window from Marinagarivorans cellulosilyticus encodes these proteins:
- the adk gene encoding adenylate kinase, which produces MRIILLGAPGAGKGTQAKFLMETFSIPQISTGDMLRAAVKAGTPLGLEVKEVMDSGSLVSDELIIGLVKERIAQPDCSNGFMLDGFPRTIPQAEALLAAGVEIDHVIEIHVEDEEIVARLSGRRVHEASGRIYHVQHNPPKVDGIDDETGESLIQREDDKEETVRKRLAVYHDQTEPLVSFYRSRQSEALKYTQIQGVGTLEEIKENVVRAVK; this is translated from the coding sequence ATGCGTATCATTCTATTGGGCGCACCTGGTGCCGGTAAGGGTACTCAGGCAAAATTTCTGATGGAAACGTTTTCAATTCCACAGATTTCAACCGGCGATATGCTACGCGCTGCTGTTAAAGCTGGGACGCCATTAGGTTTAGAAGTTAAAGAGGTGATGGATTCCGGTAGTTTAGTTTCCGATGAGCTCATTATTGGTCTGGTAAAAGAGCGCATAGCTCAGCCCGATTGCAGCAATGGTTTTATGTTGGATGGCTTCCCGCGAACTATTCCTCAGGCGGAAGCTTTGTTAGCCGCTGGCGTTGAAATTGACCACGTGATAGAAATTCATGTCGAGGATGAAGAAATTGTTGCTCGCTTAAGTGGCCGACGTGTTCACGAGGCTTCTGGTCGCATTTATCATGTGCAACATAATCCTCCTAAAGTGGATGGGATTGATGACGAAACAGGGGAGAGTTTAATTCAGCGTGAGGATGACAAAGAAGAAACGGTACGTAAGCGCTTAGCGGTTTACCATGATCAAACTGAGCCACTGGTTTCTTTTTATCGGTCTCGCCAGAGTGAGGCGTTAAAATATACTCAGATTCAGGGTGTTGGTACCCTTGAAGAGATAAAAGAAAATGTTGTGCGTGCAGTTAAATAG